From the Nevskia ramosa DSM 11499 genome, the window CGGTTGTTGCCGCGCTGGATGACGTGGTGCGGGTAGCCGGGGACGGTCAGGCGAGGGAGGCGGGCCATGACGGCTGAGCTTTCAAGCCTTATCGCAACTGGCGAAGGTCATACAGCCGCGCATGCTCATCCTGCGCAAAGCGATCCGTCATCCCCGCCACGTAATCTGCCACCACCCGCGCCTGCCCGGTTTCGCCGGCGGTCGCTGCTGCTGCGCCTGCTGCGGCATGAAACTCGGGCGGCAGCAGGCGGATGTCGGCATGCAGTGCTTCGAACAATTCGCGGACGATGCGCCGGGCCTTGTGCATCACCCGGTAGACCTGGTGGTGGCTGTACAGCTGCTCGCTGAGGTAGCGCTTCAGATCGCGGTTTTCGCGCTGCATCGCTGCACTGAACGAGACCAGCGGCTTGCCATGGCTGCGCACGGCGTCGATATCGGCCAGTTCCTGCTCGGCGAGGCGCCGCGTGGTTTCGCTGTGCAGGTCGATGACCAGCGCGTTGATCATCCGGCGGATCGTTTCGTGGCGCAGCTGGCGCGGCGTCAAGGCCGTGTAGCGCGCCGTGACTTCGGCGTGGAAGCGTGCGAACAGCGGCACTTCGCACATCTGCTCGATGCTCAGCAGGCCGGCGCGCAGGCCGTCGTCGACATCGTGATTGTTGTAGGCGATCTGGTCGGCGATGTTGGTCAGCTGCGCTTCGAGGCCAGGCTGATGCCTGCTCAGGAAGCGCTCGCCGACATCGCCGAGCGTCGCCGCACGGCTCAGCGAGCAGTGCTTGAGGATGCCTTCGCGGGTCTCGAACGTGAGATTCAGGCCGCGGAACTCGGCGTACTTGTCTTCCAGTTCATCGACCACCCGCAGGCTCTGCGCGTTGTGCTCGAAGCCGCCATGCGCCTTCAGACAATCGTCGAGCGCGTCCTGGCCGGCGTGGCCGAACGGCGTGTGGCCGAGGTCGTGGGCGAGGGCGATGGTTTCGGCCAGGTCCTCGTTCAGATGCAGGCCGCGGGCGAGGCTGCGGGTGATCTGGGCGACTTCCAGCGAATGGGTCAGTCGATTGCGATAGAGATCGCCTTCGTGGCTGACGAACACCTGGGTCTTGTATTCGAGCCGGCGGAACGCCGCCGAATGGATGATGCGATCGCGATCGCGCTGGTATTCGCTGCGCCCCTGCGGCGGCGCTTCGGCGTGGCGACGGCCTCGCGAGCGATCCTCGCGCGCGGCGTAGGGCGCGAGCGTCATGCGGCTTGTATCGCGGCGTCCGATGCGTCGGCAGGCGTGCAGAAATGGCCCAGGGTGGCGTCGAGCGCGGCGACGTCGAAATCGGCGGTGGTCGCCGCTTCGCCGATCGCCCGCATCAGCACCAGCCGCAGCTTGCCGGCGGCCACCTTCTTGTCGCGCGCCATCAGGCTGCGGAAATCGTCCGGCGTCATCGCCGCCGGCGGCCGAATCGGCAGCTTGGCACGCTCGATCAGCTTCAGACAGCGCTCGGCATCTTCGGCCTTCAGCCAGCCGAGGCGCATCGACATGTCTGCGGCCATCGCCAGACCGAGGCCCACCGCTTCGCCATGCAGCCAGGTCTCGTACTTGGTGAAGGTTTCCACCGCGTGGCCGAAGGTGTGGCCGAGGTTCAGCAAGGTACGCGGGCCGCCGGCCAGCGATTCGCGTTCATCGAGCGCGACGATCCGCGCCTTCAGCTTGCAGCAGCGCTCGACGGCTTCGGCGACCGCGTTCGGATCGAGCGTCAGGATCGCATCGATGTCGCGCTCGAGCCTGGCGAACAGCGCAGCGTCGCCGAGCATGCCGCATTTGATCACTTCGGCCAGGCCGGCCGACAGCTCGCGCGGCGGCAGCGTGTTCAGGGTGTCGGTATCGGCGAACACGGCGATTGGCTGATGGAAGGCCCCGATCAGATTCTTGCCGCGCGCGTGGTTGACGCCGGTCTTGCCGCCGACCGAGGAATCGACCTGCGACAAGAGAGTGGTCGGCATTTGCACGAAGGCAATGCCGCGCTGGTAGATCGAAGCAACGAAACCGGTCAGATCGCCGATCACGCCGCCGCCTAGGGCGATCAGCACACCATCGCGAGCAATGCGGCTGGCCAGCAGCCAGTCGAGCACCTGTTCGGCATTGGCCCAGGTTTTCTGCAGCTCACCGGCCGGCAGCACGAAGGCGTGCTCGCGGGTCAGGTTCAGCGCGTCGAGCACCGGATCGAGATAGCGGGCAGCGACGTTGGCATCGGTGACGATGCGCAGCGTCTTGCCGCGCAGCTCGGCATAGGACTCCGGATCGGCCAGCAGGCCGGCGCCGATCGCCAGCGGATAGCTGCGTTCGCCGAGTTCAACGCTTAGGAGTCGACGCATGGCTTCAGGGGCGCGGCAATGGGGCGGACCAGATGATCTTCAATCTCGCGGGCGAGGGCGCGAGCATTGCGCCCATCGGTGTGGACGATGAAATCGGCAATTTCGCGGTACAGCGGATCGCGCAGCGCGAACAGGCGCTGGAGCGTGTCACGGCGATCCCCGACCTGCAACAGCGGCCGGTTGTCGGTGCGCTCGGTGCGGGCGATCTGGTGATCGACACTGGCGTGCAGGTAGACGACGAAGCCTCGGGCGGCGAGCAAGGCACGGGAACCCGGATCCATCACCGCGCCGCCGCCGGTCGACAGCACGATGCCGTCGCGCTGCACCAGCTCGGCGATCGCGGCAGACTCGCGCTTGCGGAAACCGGTTTCGCCTTCCTTCTCGAAGATGAAGGCGATGTTGACGCCGGTGCGCGCCTCGACCACCTGATCGGAATCGACGAATTCCAGCCGGCAGGCATCGGCGAGCCTTCGCCCGACCGTGGTTTTGCCGGCGCCCATCGGGCCAACGAGGTAGATGTTGCGCTTGCTGTTCACCGGCTACTGACGCGGGTTCGGGATGAAGGCCCTCGCCTGCGTCAGGGCCGTGGCCGTCAGTTTACCTTCAGGCCTTCGCTGAGGATTTTCGGCGTGATGAAGATCAGCAGCTCGGTCTTGTTCTGGATCTTGATCTTGTTGCGGAACAGCACGCCGAGCACCGGAATGTCGCCGAGCAGCGGCACCTTGGTGACGCTGTCGTTGGTGGTCTGCTCGTAGATGCCGCCGAGCACCACGGTCTGGCCGTTGTCGACCAGCACTTGGGTAGTCACCTTGCGGGTATCGATGGCCGGCGCCGAGCCGCCGCCGCTCTGGGCGACGTCAGTACCCTGCGAATCATTGGTGACCGCCAGATCCATGATCACCCGGTTGTCCGGCGTGATTTGCGGCGTCACGTTCAAGCTGAGCACCGCCTTCTTGAACTGCACGGCCGTGGCTCCGCTTGAAGTGGCGTTCTGGAACGGGATTTCGCGGCCCTGCTCGATCGCCGCCTGCTTGCCGTTGGCGGTGATCACCCGCGGCGAGGAAATCACTTCGCCCTTGCCTTCGGACTGCAGTGCCGACAGTTCGAGATCGATCAGCGAATTGCGGCCGAGGATGGCCAGCGCGATGCTGCCAGCCGGATTGGCGACCGGCAGATTGACGTTGTAGCGATCGCCGATCGCACCCGCCGCGCGCGGCGCCGGTGTCGAGCCGCCGATCGACGGCAGACCGGTCGGCGAGCCGGTCAGCGAGGTGTTGGTGCCTTCGCCGCTGCCGCTGGTGGAGATCAGGCCGCCGTTGCCGCCATCGCGGGTGCGGTTGCCGCTGAAGCCGAAACGGGCGCCGAATTCACGATCGAAATTCGAGCGGGCGACGACGATGCGCGACTCGATCAGCACCTGGCGCACCGGAATGTCGAGGCGCTGCACCAGCGCACGGATCTCGCCGAGCTTGTCGCGCGTTTCCAGCACCAGCATGGTGTTGGTGCGCTCGTCGACGGTGACGCTGCCGCGTTCGGACAGCACCGAGTTTTCCTTCGACTTGATCAGGCCCGCCAGCTCGCTGGCCTTGCCGTAGTTGACCTGGATGATCTCCGAGCGCAGTGCGGCGAGCTGCACCTTCTGCTTCTCGTTCTCCAGATCGGCCTTCTCGCGTTGGGCAAGCTCGTCGAGCGGCGCCACCAGAATCACGTTGCCGGACTTGCGCTGGCCCAGTCCCTTGGTGCGCAGGATGATGTCCAGCGCCTGATCCCAAGGCACGTTCTGCAGGCGCATCGCGATCTGGCCGGTCACCGAATCGGAGACCACCATATTGGTCTGGGCGACGTCGGCAATGATCTGCAGCAGCGAGCGCACATCGATGCTCTGGAACGACAGGCTGATCTTCTCGCCGGTGTACTGCGGCTCCAGCCGGCGACGCTCGTCGAGTTTCTCCTGCGAGATCGGCTGCAGTTCCAGCGTGAACACGTTGCCGGACTGATAGGCGACTTGCTCGAAGTCACCGGCGGCGATCGGGGTGACGATGATCTGGGCATTGGCGCCGTCGCGAGAGGCGTCGATGAACTTCACCGGCGTGGCGAAATCGAGCACGTCGAATCGCTTGGCCAGGCGTTCCGGCACCGAGGTGTTCTTGAAGCGGACCACGATCTTGCCGCCTTCCTCGCGGACATCGACGGCATTGCGCGTGTCGCCGAGCGCGACGATGACCCGGCCTTCGCCCTTCTCGCCGCGGCGGAAGTCGATGTTCGAAATCAAACCCTGCACCGGTGCCGTGCTCGCGGCAGCTCTTGCCGGCGCCACCGTCGGAGCCGCTGTCGGGGCAACGGTGGTGGTCGTCCGCGGCGGCAACGGCGTGGCTGCCTTCGGTGACGACAAGGCACCGGTAACGCCGGCGAGTTCGAGGTAAATCTTGTTGCCGTCGACTCTCACCGTGTGCGGCGTCAGCGCGTTCATCTCGACGACGATTCGCGAACGGCCCTTGGCCTCGGCGGCGGCCACCGAACGGACCTGGCCGACATTGACCTTGCGATAGCGGTTGACCAGCGCCAGCGTGGTGTCCGGCAGATCGATCGACAGGCGCGCCGGCTTGTCGATGGCGAACACCACCGGCTCCGGTGCCGGAGACGACAGGGTCAGGGTGAGCAGCACACGGTCACCGTCGAGCGCGACGAAATCCATGCTCTGCAGCGAGCGCACCGTCTGGCTCTGAGTCTGGGCCTGCACCGGCAGGCCCAGGGCAACGAGCGCCAGCAGCAGCAGTGCGGCAGCACGGTGCAGCCATCCCGCCCCGCTGATCACAGCCTTGTTTCCCGGGCGGGCCCTCCGATCTGCAGAGGCGGTTCGAGTCGACATCTTTGTGCTCCAGTGCAGCATCGTTCGGGGATGGTGGCGTTCAGTCGGGTGCGGCTGGCGATTCATTCGGTTGCGGCCAGCGCCGCCGCCCGTTCGGTGAAACCGCCGAAGCCATCCGGAATGATTTCGGTGAGGCTCACTTCAGCCTCGGTGACCTTGTTGATACGGCCGTAGTTCTGGCCCATGTGATCGCCGATGGTGACCCGGTGGATGACCGCGTCCGGTGCCTTGACCATCGCGTAGGTCTTGCCGTTGAAGACCACCATGCCGACCAGGCGCAGCGCATCGATCGGGAATTCCTCGAGCGGTTCCTTGTTGCGGTTCAGGTCCGGGCGCAGTGCCGAGTTTTCACCGCCCTCGGCACGCTGCTGGGACTCCGGCGAATTGACGAACGGATCGCGGCGGTTGTCGCTGACGTAGGCATAGGCCTCGTACTGCTTCATCTGCGGAATCGGATCGATCTGCGAGTTCTTGCGCGCCTTGACCTCGGCCACCCAGACCTCGAGATCGCTCATGCTGTTGCTGCAGGCCGACAGCGCCAGGCTCGCGGCCAGCAACGGCAGAACCCAGCAGTGATGGCGGCTCATTGGCGCGCTCCGCGACGGCCTGCGCGAGCGGCAGCGGGATCGGTGGTGGTGATTTCGCTTTCATCGAGATAGCGATAGGTCTTGGCCAGCGCGCTCATGCGCAAGGCGCCGCGGCTCAAGCCCTGTTGTCCCGGTCCGCCGGCCGGCTTGATCTCGACTTCATCGATGGTGACGATGCGCGGCAGCGCCGCGACGCCGCCGACGAAGGCGCCCATCTGGTGGTAGCTGCCGGTGACCACGATCCGGTTCGGCACCTCGGCGTAGAAATCCTTGGGGATTTCCGTCTGTGGCTGGAACAGCTCTTCTTCCAGGCTCGACGCGACGCGGGTCTGCGAGATGTCGTTGAGCAGATTCTCGACCTCGGTCTTGCTCGGCAGCTGGCGCAGCATGGCGCCGAAATCGCGCTCCATGGTTTCCAGCTGCGCCTTGTAGGCATCGAGCGCGGCGACCTTCTGCTGCTTCTTCTCGAATTCGGCGCGCAGGGTCTGTTCGGTCTGCTCCTCGACGCCGAGCGTTTCGTACTCGGGCTTCAGGAACATCCAGACC encodes:
- a CDS encoding deoxyguanosinetriphosphate triphosphohydrolase; protein product: MTLAPYAAREDRSRGRRHAEAPPQGRSEYQRDRDRIIHSAAFRRLEYKTQVFVSHEGDLYRNRLTHSLEVAQITRSLARGLHLNEDLAETIALAHDLGHTPFGHAGQDALDDCLKAHGGFEHNAQSLRVVDELEDKYAEFRGLNLTFETREGILKHCSLSRAATLGDVGERFLSRHQPGLEAQLTNIADQIAYNNHDVDDGLRAGLLSIEQMCEVPLFARFHAEVTARYTALTPRQLRHETIRRMINALVIDLHSETTRRLAEQELADIDAVRSHGKPLVSFSAAMQRENRDLKRYLSEQLYSHHQVYRVMHKARRIVRELFEALHADIRLLPPEFHAAAGAAAATAGETGQARVVADYVAGMTDRFAQDEHARLYDLRQLR
- the aroB gene encoding 3-dehydroquinate synthase — protein: MRRLLSVELGERSYPLAIGAGLLADPESYAELRGKTLRIVTDANVAARYLDPVLDALNLTREHAFVLPAGELQKTWANAEQVLDWLLASRIARDGVLIALGGGVIGDLTGFVASIYQRGIAFVQMPTTLLSQVDSSVGGKTGVNHARGKNLIGAFHQPIAVFADTDTLNTLPPRELSAGLAEVIKCGMLGDAALFARLERDIDAILTLDPNAVAEAVERCCKLKARIVALDERESLAGGPRTLLNLGHTFGHAVETFTKYETWLHGEAVGLGLAMAADMSMRLGWLKAEDAERCLKLIERAKLPIRPPAAMTPDDFRSLMARDKKVAAGKLRLVLMRAIGEAATTADFDVAALDATLGHFCTPADASDAAIQAA
- the aroK gene encoding shikimate kinase AroK; translation: MNSKRNIYLVGPMGAGKTTVGRRLADACRLEFVDSDQVVEARTGVNIAFIFEKEGETGFRKRESAAIAELVQRDGIVLSTGGGAVMDPGSRALLAARGFVVYLHASVDHQIARTERTDNRPLLQVGDRRDTLQRLFALRDPLYREIADFIVHTDGRNARALAREIEDHLVRPIAAPLKPCVDS
- the pilQ gene encoding type IV pilus secretin PilQ; translated protein: MISGAGWLHRAAALLLLALVALGLPVQAQTQSQTVRSLQSMDFVALDGDRVLLTLTLSSPAPEPVVFAIDKPARLSIDLPDTTLALVNRYRKVNVGQVRSVAAAEAKGRSRIVVEMNALTPHTVRVDGNKIYLELAGVTGALSSPKAATPLPPRTTTTVAPTAAPTVAPARAAASTAPVQGLISNIDFRRGEKGEGRVIVALGDTRNAVDVREEGGKIVVRFKNTSVPERLAKRFDVLDFATPVKFIDASRDGANAQIIVTPIAAGDFEQVAYQSGNVFTLELQPISQEKLDERRRLEPQYTGEKISLSFQSIDVRSLLQIIADVAQTNMVVSDSVTGQIAMRLQNVPWDQALDIILRTKGLGQRKSGNVILVAPLDELAQREKADLENEKQKVQLAALRSEIIQVNYGKASELAGLIKSKENSVLSERGSVTVDERTNTMLVLETRDKLGEIRALVQRLDIPVRQVLIESRIVVARSNFDREFGARFGFSGNRTRDGGNGGLISTSGSGEGTNTSLTGSPTGLPSIGGSTPAPRAAGAIGDRYNVNLPVANPAGSIALAILGRNSLIDLELSALQSEGKGEVISSPRVITANGKQAAIEQGREIPFQNATSSGATAVQFKKAVLSLNVTPQITPDNRVIMDLAVTNDSQGTDVAQSGGGSAPAIDTRKVTTQVLVDNGQTVVLGGIYEQTTNDSVTKVPLLGDIPVLGVLFRNKIKIQNKTELLIFITPKILSEGLKVN
- a CDS encoding pilus assembly protein PilP; protein product: MSRHHCWVLPLLAASLALSACSNSMSDLEVWVAEVKARKNSQIDPIPQMKQYEAYAYVSDNRRDPFVNSPESQQRAEGGENSALRPDLNRNKEPLEEFPIDALRLVGMVVFNGKTYAMVKAPDAVIHRVTIGDHMGQNYGRINKVTEAEVSLTEIIPDGFGGFTERAAALAATE
- a CDS encoding type 4a pilus biogenesis protein PilO; translation: MTVQEAFAELQALDLKNPGAWPRWAHIGAAVLAFIVLVGFGVWMFLKPEYETLGVEEQTEQTLRAEFEKKQQKVAALDAYKAQLETMERDFGAMLRQLPSKTEVENLLNDISQTRVASSLEEELFQPQTEIPKDFYAEVPNRIVVTGSYHQMGAFVGGVAALPRIVTIDEVEIKPAGGPGQQGLSRGALRMSALAKTYRYLDESEITTTDPAAARAGRRGARQ